From a single Alkalihalophilus pseudofirmus genomic region:
- the spxA gene encoding transcriptional regulator SpxA, with translation MVTLLTSPSCTSCRKAKAWLEENNIPFEERNIFSAPLSVEEVKEVVRMTEDGTDEIISTRSKVFQELNVELESLSLQTLFKIISDHPGLLRRPIIFDEKRLQVGYNEAEIRRFLPRKVRSFHLEEAKRMVN, from the coding sequence ATGGTTACATTATTAACTTCACCAAGTTGTACATCTTGTCGAAAAGCAAAAGCATGGTTAGAGGAAAATAACATTCCGTTTGAAGAACGTAATATTTTTTCTGCGCCGCTTTCAGTGGAAGAAGTGAAAGAAGTCGTACGCATGACCGAAGATGGAACGGACGAGATCATCTCAACAAGATCAAAAGTGTTTCAAGAGTTAAATGTAGAATTAGAATCTTTATCACTTCAAACACTCTTCAAAATAATTAGTGATCATCCCGGCTTGCTTCGTCGCCCGATCATTTTTGATGAGAAACGCCTGCAAGTTGGATACAATGAAGCGGAAATTCGTCGCTTCTTACCAAGGAAAGTTCGTTCTTTCCACTTAGAAGAAGCAAAACGCATGGTTAACTAA
- a CDS encoding GNAT family N-acetyltransferase: MNWYEKLNKYFPVEEMKSKEHMELLLKEKADIYHKDEGPNHVMMYVETDDFTFVDYLFVSKDARGQGLGKKLLDNLKAKHKPIILEVEPIDYEETDTEKRQRFYNREGFKHAQSIGYRRRSLATNEVNELEILYWSPTDESEHSIYEKMKHTYENIHTYKDKELYGSSYEDVDQVLTYNNPSDDDQPTV, from the coding sequence GTGAATTGGTATGAAAAATTAAATAAGTATTTTCCTGTTGAAGAAATGAAATCAAAAGAACACATGGAACTGTTATTAAAAGAAAAAGCAGATATTTACCATAAAGATGAAGGGCCAAATCATGTTATGATGTATGTAGAAACAGATGACTTTACATTTGTAGATTATTTGTTTGTTTCTAAAGACGCTAGAGGCCAGGGGTTAGGTAAGAAGCTTCTCGATAATCTCAAAGCAAAGCATAAGCCAATTATCCTTGAAGTTGAACCAATTGATTATGAAGAAACGGACACAGAAAAAAGACAGCGCTTTTATAATCGTGAAGGGTTCAAACATGCACAGTCTATAGGATATCGCCGACGTTCACTAGCGACAAACGAAGTGAATGAACTTGAGATCCTATATTGGTCACCAACGGATGAATCTGAGCATAGCATCTATGAAAAAATGAAGCACACGTATGAAAATATCCATACGTATAAGGATAAAGAATTATATGGTTCTTCATATGAGGATGTCGATCAGGTTCTTACGTATAATAATCCAAGTGACGATGATCAGCCGACTGTATAA
- a CDS encoding putative glycoside hydrolase: MGKYLGIVMIVMTSLLLFVMSPVSAEEASTVQAKDHAFKVVERSPLGLPEQLNRFVYDSGYHFTYPEDGVRGIYVTGNSAGGERFESLLELVNSTDLNSMVIDIKEDHGHLTYRPEEDSPFYGISQNFISNTEQMMETLEENEIYPIARIVVFKDSILAEERPDLSFLDNGQVWKNGRGEAFVNPFLKEVWDYNIDIAEEAAKMGFKEIQFDYVRFPEGFERRDEMLQYSVGEYEGGDGDNIQKRVSAVTDFVAYAREQLAPYDVDVSVDIFGYAATISEAPGIGQNFSKISENVDVISSMIYPSHWTPYFGLDKPDLYPYELTKEYAKVENQVLGALEESPVSRPWIQDFTASYLGSGNYLVYGKEEVEAQIRALNEEGIDEFLLWNASNRYTEGVNYKPLD; the protein is encoded by the coding sequence ATGGGGAAATATCTCGGCATAGTCATGATCGTAATGACTTCTTTACTCTTATTTGTTATGTCACCAGTATCAGCAGAAGAGGCTTCTACAGTGCAGGCTAAAGACCATGCCTTTAAAGTGGTTGAACGTTCGCCTCTTGGGCTGCCAGAGCAATTAAATCGATTTGTCTATGATTCAGGGTACCATTTTACTTATCCGGAAGACGGGGTTCGAGGGATTTATGTAACAGGAAATTCAGCTGGAGGAGAACGCTTTGAAAGTCTTTTAGAATTAGTTAATTCAACCGACCTTAATTCAATGGTAATCGATATTAAAGAGGATCATGGGCATCTCACCTATCGACCTGAAGAGGATTCTCCTTTTTATGGAATTTCTCAAAACTTCATTTCCAATACGGAACAAATGATGGAGACATTAGAAGAGAATGAAATTTATCCGATTGCAAGAATTGTTGTTTTTAAAGATTCGATCTTAGCCGAAGAACGTCCGGATTTATCCTTTCTTGATAATGGACAAGTTTGGAAAAATGGACGAGGAGAAGCATTTGTTAACCCATTTCTAAAAGAAGTATGGGACTACAATATTGATATTGCTGAAGAAGCAGCCAAAATGGGTTTTAAAGAGATTCAATTTGATTATGTAAGATTTCCCGAAGGATTTGAGAGAAGAGATGAGATGCTTCAGTATTCAGTTGGTGAATATGAAGGCGGAGATGGTGATAATATTCAAAAGCGTGTCTCTGCAGTAACCGATTTTGTTGCTTATGCTAGAGAACAATTAGCTCCATATGACGTGGACGTATCTGTAGACATCTTTGGTTACGCTGCGACGATATCAGAAGCGCCTGGTATTGGCCAAAACTTCTCAAAAATATCTGAGAATGTTGATGTAATCTCATCTATGATTTACCCAAGCCACTGGACACCTTATTTTGGACTTGATAAACCAGATCTATATCCATATGAGTTAACAAAAGAGTATGCAAAAGTTGAAAATCAAGTATTGGGGGCATTAGAAGAATCACCTGTTTCTCGTCCATGGATTCAAGACTTTACAGCCAGTTATTTAGGATCCGGAAATTATCTCGTTTACGGTAAGGAAGAAGTTGAAGCTCAAATACGAGCTTTAAATGAGGAAGGAATTGATGAGTTCTTATTGTGGAATGCATCAAACCGATACACCGAAGGGGTGAATTATAAGCCTCTAGATTAA
- a CDS encoding excisionase family DNA-binding protein encodes MYVSIEDLAEYLGVSSLYIKEQIQKGNIRAVFDGNSYLINKAQFSKHKEQIDLKKKQLAEELAEPIPEDWDAKDED; translated from the coding sequence ATGTATGTAAGCATCGAGGATTTAGCGGAATATCTTGGAGTATCCAGCCTCTACATTAAAGAACAGATTCAAAAAGGCAATATTCGTGCCGTTTTTGATGGGAATTCGTACTTAATAAATAAAGCACAGTTTTCAAAGCATAAGGAACAAATTGACTTAAAGAAAAAGCAATTAGCTGAGGAACTTGCAGAACCTATTCCTGAAGATTGGGATGCAAAAGATGAAGATTAA
- the trhA gene encoding PAQR family membrane homeostasis protein TrhA: MDTTHTFSKGEEIANAITHGIGALLSIAALVLLIVFSSLHGSAWHVVSFTIFGATMLMLYISSTMLHALPPGKAKNVFEVLDHASIYLFIAGSYTPILFIVVQGALGWTLFGVVWGLATIGIVFKAFFVKKYLFLSTVFYILMGWLALFAIQPIMTNLGTEGLIFLIGGGLCYTIGAIFYVWRGFKYHHAIWHLFVLAGSVLHFFLVMIFILPL; encoded by the coding sequence ATGGATACAACACATACATTTTCAAAAGGCGAAGAAATAGCAAATGCTATCACTCACGGTATTGGGGCATTATTAAGTATTGCCGCATTAGTATTACTCATTGTCTTCTCAAGTTTACACGGATCAGCTTGGCATGTTGTCAGCTTCACCATTTTTGGAGCAACGATGCTTATGCTCTATATCTCATCAACGATGTTACATGCTCTTCCACCAGGGAAAGCTAAAAATGTATTTGAAGTGTTAGATCATGCCTCTATTTATTTGTTTATTGCGGGTTCTTATACACCGATTTTATTTATCGTCGTTCAAGGCGCATTAGGTTGGACATTGTTTGGAGTTGTTTGGGGTCTTGCGACGATCGGGATTGTCTTTAAAGCTTTTTTTGTTAAAAAATATTTATTTTTATCGACTGTATTTTACATTTTAATGGGCTGGTTAGCTCTATTTGCTATTCAGCCTATTATGACCAACTTAGGTACAGAAGGGCTGATCTTCCTGATTGGAGGAGGACTTTGCTATACGATTGGAGCAATCTTTTATGTGTGGAGAGGATTTAAATATCACCATGCTATCTGGCATCTTTTCGTTTTAGCAGGGAGTGTACTGCACTTCTTCCTCGTCATGATTTTTATTCTTCCATTATAG
- a CDS encoding HD domain-containing protein has protein sequence MRHVTLIQLFNHPITQKFVKRSGMAHAIACAFHAYKLSKKYNVNPDLATKAAFLHDIGHYTWYRNGKWDYDLYKQNDIHAIKGAERAHKLLIRLGEHPKSAKEIALAILLHTDSYLPQGELHLNPLQQVVALADEADEEPSGEHHYRTISDERARKMLAELDELVALALSQTT, from the coding sequence ATGAGACATGTCACATTAATTCAACTTTTTAATCACCCAATCACTCAAAAATTCGTAAAACGTTCTGGGATGGCGCACGCAATTGCTTGTGCCTTTCATGCCTATAAATTATCAAAAAAATACAATGTGAACCCTGACCTTGCGACAAAAGCTGCTTTTCTTCATGATATTGGCCATTATACTTGGTATCGCAACGGGAAGTGGGATTATGATTTATACAAACAAAATGATATTCATGCGATTAAAGGGGCAGAGCGTGCACACAAATTGCTGATTCGTCTTGGAGAACATCCAAAATCAGCAAAAGAAATTGCCCTTGCTATTCTTCTCCATACCGATTCATATCTGCCTCAAGGAGAGCTTCATTTAAACCCCCTTCAACAAGTGGTTGCCTTAGCTGATGAGGCAGATGAAGAGCCAAGCGGGGAACATCATTACAGAACGATCTCAGATGAGAGAGCAAGAAAAATGCTTGCCGAACTAGACGAATTAGTAGCACTCGCCTTATCCCAAACCACATAA
- a CDS encoding sodium:calcium antiporter — MVFVWFIIAAIITVLAAIKLSTYADTIGEKSSLGGMVVGTIFLAGATSLPEVTTSVSAIVLDNPDIAVGNVFGSNMFNLLIIACFDLYFRKQQIFRHADHSHFFTASLGLLLAIVALLALTIRIDISFLNIGVDIWILIILYGFGVWYISKMSNKESKAPVPVADEEESAHDFSAIPLKTAIIGFIIAAVVIMGAGTLLTVSGDKIAVVTGLGSSFVGSFLIAATTSLPEAVSVLVALQLRNYNLAIGSILGSNLFNILILGASDIFYQKGSIISAVSSVHQITSAAVAILCVVVLYSLVRKPINSTFRYALPSIVLIALYFVSSYLIFVQ; from the coding sequence ATGGTTTTCGTCTGGTTTATAATAGCAGCCATTATCACTGTTCTTGCAGCCATTAAGCTGTCAACATATGCTGATACCATTGGAGAGAAATCATCACTCGGGGGGATGGTGGTTGGTACCATATTTCTTGCTGGAGCAACCTCTTTGCCTGAGGTAACAACTAGTGTATCGGCTATCGTACTAGATAACCCAGATATTGCAGTGGGAAACGTTTTTGGCAGTAATATGTTTAATTTACTAATCATCGCTTGCTTTGACTTGTACTTTCGTAAGCAGCAAATATTCCGTCATGCGGATCACTCTCATTTCTTTACTGCCAGCCTTGGATTATTGCTTGCTATTGTAGCTCTGCTTGCATTGACCATAAGAATTGACATATCATTTCTAAATATTGGAGTGGATATATGGATTTTAATCATTCTTTATGGGTTTGGTGTATGGTATATTTCAAAAATGTCCAATAAAGAATCTAAAGCTCCTGTGCCAGTGGCTGATGAAGAAGAATCTGCCCATGATTTTTCTGCCATTCCACTAAAAACTGCAATCATCGGCTTTATTATCGCTGCTGTAGTCATTATGGGTGCAGGAACATTACTTACAGTTTCTGGTGATAAAATAGCTGTTGTCACCGGACTTGGTTCAAGCTTTGTAGGAAGTTTTCTCATCGCAGCTACTACTTCCTTGCCTGAAGCAGTATCTGTATTAGTAGCACTTCAGCTTCGAAATTATAACTTAGCTATCGGGTCGATCCTTGGTAGTAATTTATTCAATATCTTAATATTAGGTGCATCTGATATTTTTTATCAAAAAGGTTCCATTATTTCTGCGGTATCAAGTGTACATCAAATCACCTCGGCCGCTGTAGCGATTTTATGTGTGGTTGTACTCTATTCATTAGTGAGGAAACCAATTAACTCCACGTTTAGATATGCCCTGCCATCTATCGTGTTAATTGCCCTCTACTTTGTTTCTTCATACTTAATTTTTGTTCAGTAA
- a CDS encoding TlpA disulfide reductase family protein — protein sequence MKVRQMAFRSALILILCSVGFMYSQSESVFQQVEEAVAASVKQGVQVGNEAKSFELHSLRGETVSLNDFHGTPVVINFFATWCPPCQEEMPVIVELEKRLTQKGAKFIAVNMTSQEASIAEVEPFLKHFNASFDVLLDETGEVMNMYQIIGIPTTVVIDENGVIVQRINGGLSYSMMEDLYLFRQ from the coding sequence ATGAAGGTTCGCCAAATGGCGTTTAGAAGTGCTCTTATATTGATCCTTTGTTCAGTCGGGTTTATGTATAGCCAGTCAGAGAGTGTATTTCAGCAAGTTGAAGAAGCTGTAGCTGCCTCAGTTAAACAGGGGGTACAAGTTGGTAATGAGGCGAAGTCATTTGAACTTCATTCATTACGAGGGGAAACCGTTTCTCTTAACGATTTTCACGGCACACCTGTCGTTATTAATTTTTTTGCTACATGGTGTCCGCCTTGCCAAGAAGAAATGCCTGTCATTGTAGAATTAGAGAAGCGCCTGACTCAAAAAGGGGCAAAGTTCATAGCGGTTAATATGACTAGTCAGGAAGCAAGTATTGCTGAGGTTGAACCGTTTTTAAAACACTTTAATGCCTCATTTGATGTGCTGCTTGATGAAACAGGAGAGGTCATGAATATGTATCAAATTATCGGTATCCCAACAACCGTTGTTATCGATGAAAATGGAGTCATTGTTCAAAGGATAAATGGAGGACTCTCATACAGTATGATGGAGGATCTATATTTATTTAGACAGTGA
- a CDS encoding diacylglycerol/lipid kinase family protein, whose amino-acid sequence MFVFIVNTKAGKGRAERVWTRVEEYLINNKIEYQVLKTDSKEEIILLRSILENARGKVRCVIAVGGDGTSHSVINELAGTDVPFSLIPTGSGNDFARAHGISKDCIKQINHIVNSDHEKMDVITVGAKSCLTVIGLGFDGLVAKVTNEIKIKKWLGSAAYIYSVLKVLNYFKPANVVLTIDGEEMKVENVWLIAIANHPYYGGGMKICPNASSKDGLLDICVVHSLSKWKLLSIFPLVFNGKHLGKKGVNEYRGKTIHVSSEKQLMIHGDGEMIGETPVTISVKEQALNVIS is encoded by the coding sequence ATGTTCGTTTTTATTGTAAACACTAAAGCTGGAAAAGGTAGAGCGGAAAGGGTCTGGACAAGAGTAGAGGAATATTTAATAAACAATAAAATTGAGTACCAAGTATTAAAAACGGATTCTAAAGAGGAGATAATACTGTTAAGGTCAATTCTTGAGAATGCTCGAGGTAAGGTGAGGTGTGTGATTGCAGTCGGGGGTGATGGAACAAGCCATAGCGTCATTAATGAATTAGCAGGAACAGATGTCCCATTCAGCCTAATTCCGACTGGTTCGGGTAATGATTTCGCAAGAGCCCATGGTATAAGTAAAGATTGTATTAAACAGATCAATCATATAGTAAACAGTGATCATGAAAAAATGGATGTGATCACAGTGGGGGCAAAGAGTTGTCTCACAGTCATTGGGCTTGGCTTTGACGGTTTAGTTGCTAAGGTTACTAATGAAATCAAAATTAAAAAATGGCTGGGCAGTGCTGCTTATATTTACAGTGTGCTAAAAGTATTGAATTATTTTAAACCGGCGAATGTTGTATTAACTATTGATGGTGAGGAGATGAAGGTTGAAAATGTATGGCTTATTGCTATAGCAAACCATCCATATTATGGCGGAGGGATGAAGATTTGCCCTAATGCATCGAGCAAGGATGGGTTATTAGATATATGTGTAGTTCATAGTTTATCCAAATGGAAATTGTTGAGCATATTTCCTTTAGTATTTAATGGAAAGCATTTGGGAAAAAAAGGAGTCAATGAGTATAGAGGAAAGACTATACATGTCTCTTCTGAAAAGCAATTAATGATTCATGGAGATGGGGAGATGATTGGAGAAACTCCAGTAACCATTTCTGTAAAAGAGCAGGCACTAAATGTGATATCGTAA
- a CDS encoding zinc-dependent alcohol dehydrogenase, producing MNALQFDFTIPRYLLSKTIGRFIPTVFWNNHISCLQWRKIHEPTLPNEDWVKVKVKYGGICGSDMNLLYLHDSPSTSPFVSFPFTIGHEAVGQIDEVGSNVDRLSKGQRVVINPVLSCESRDMEPCPACMRGDQSLCINKNKGSIQPGLLIGACHNTGGSWGQYLVAHKSQIKPLPDEVDDLNGVLVEPFSCALHAVLRNPPSPNDNVLIIGGGLIGLSVLVALRALDITCSITMLVKYSFQGEAAKSYGADHIVYLDKSYVGETARVLNAEVLRPVIGDEVIQGGADIVYECVGKDKSIKDSLRFTNSGGKVVLLGLASVMEKIDWTAVWLNELTIKGCFAYSFNEFEGENIDTMDIAIELMKRGKVDLSPLITHRFSLADYKLAFQTISKKQKKDVLKVIFDHDKTVGGSA from the coding sequence ATGAACGCATTGCAATTTGATTTCACCATTCCTAGATATCTTCTCTCAAAGACCATAGGCAGATTTATACCAACCGTTTTTTGGAACAATCACATCTCTTGTTTACAGTGGAGGAAAATTCATGAACCAACCTTACCAAATGAAGATTGGGTTAAGGTAAAGGTCAAATATGGGGGGATCTGTGGTAGTGATATGAACCTTTTATATTTACATGATAGTCCCTCTACTTCACCTTTTGTATCTTTTCCTTTCACAATCGGACATGAAGCAGTAGGACAAATAGATGAAGTAGGCTCAAACGTGGATAGACTTTCTAAAGGTCAACGAGTTGTGATTAATCCTGTCTTATCTTGTGAAAGCCGGGATATGGAACCTTGTCCTGCTTGCATGCGAGGTGATCAAAGCCTCTGCATTAACAAGAATAAAGGATCCATTCAACCAGGCTTGCTTATCGGCGCCTGCCACAATACGGGTGGTAGCTGGGGACAATATTTAGTAGCACATAAAAGTCAAATTAAACCTTTGCCTGATGAGGTCGATGATTTAAACGGTGTATTAGTAGAGCCATTTAGCTGTGCCTTGCATGCCGTTCTTAGAAACCCACCTTCACCAAACGATAATGTATTAATTATTGGTGGCGGACTGATAGGCTTATCCGTTTTAGTCGCGCTGCGTGCTCTTGATATAACGTGTTCTATCACAATGCTTGTGAAGTATTCATTTCAAGGGGAAGCTGCTAAGTCCTACGGGGCAGACCATATTGTTTATTTGGACAAGTCTTACGTAGGGGAAACTGCACGTGTTTTAAATGCCGAAGTCTTAAGGCCAGTTATTGGCGATGAAGTCATACAAGGCGGGGCAGATATTGTATATGAATGTGTAGGTAAAGATAAAAGCATTAAAGATTCTTTACGATTTACTAATAGCGGCGGGAAAGTGGTATTACTAGGACTAGCAAGTGTCATGGAAAAAATTGACTGGACTGCCGTTTGGTTAAATGAACTAACGATTAAAGGATGCTTTGCTTACAGCTTTAACGAGTTTGAAGGTGAAAATATAGACACAATGGATATTGCCATTGAACTTATGAAGCGAGGGAAAGTCGACCTCTCTCCCCTCATTACTCATCGGTTTTCCTTAGCAGACTATAAACTTGCATTTCAAACTATATCGAAAAAGCAAAAAAAAGATGTCTTAAAAGTTATTTTTGACCATGATAAGACAGTAGGAGGAAGCGCATGA
- a CDS encoding class II aldolase/adducin family protein: protein MTNFTFSSQPPTSTLDWLSSGLTSTFIKNGFNQTNQSDPHTNLVFHFIDEDNPKPYRRKAQATFVVAILESNGAPYDIFKEVYPFLIRSLANHLVYVNHKNDQVNIHFLTPEQGCYSIQHNKGEDDHTFFMKVFQRLQPLSTSRLVINNQFSEDLPAAKWEGDQVTVELSASGKKLDMMDLLPAPFPLDHYLSDRDMRHLNKLYGIGGLSYGNLSARSNEDHFWMSASGIDKSNMNEVGRDILYIKGYNEESNQMEVSIPPNIKPKRASVDAIEHWMIYKEHPDVGAIVHIHAWMDGIKATEINYPCGTLELAETVAQLVRESENPNETIIGLKNHGLTITGPSLENIFERIEGKIQRQIPMN, encoded by the coding sequence ATGACTAACTTTACTTTCAGTTCCCAACCACCAACTTCAACACTAGATTGGTTATCCTCTGGTCTCACTTCAACTTTTATTAAAAATGGCTTTAACCAGACAAATCAATCTGATCCACACACAAACCTTGTTTTTCATTTTATCGATGAAGACAATCCAAAACCTTACCGAAGAAAAGCACAAGCTACATTTGTTGTTGCTATATTAGAAAGCAATGGAGCACCTTATGATATTTTTAAAGAAGTGTATCCCTTTCTTATACGTTCGTTAGCTAATCACCTCGTTTATGTAAATCATAAGAATGATCAAGTTAATATTCATTTTCTCACTCCTGAGCAGGGTTGTTATTCTATTCAACATAATAAAGGGGAAGATGATCACACATTTTTTATGAAGGTCTTTCAACGCCTGCAGCCATTATCAACCTCTCGTTTAGTCATTAATAATCAATTTTCTGAAGACTTGCCAGCTGCTAAATGGGAAGGAGATCAAGTTACGGTTGAACTTAGTGCTTCGGGGAAAAAATTAGACATGATGGATTTATTGCCAGCCCCATTTCCTCTTGACCATTATTTAAGTGATAGAGATATGCGTCATTTAAATAAACTTTATGGAATTGGCGGATTAAGTTACGGAAATTTAAGTGCACGCTCTAATGAAGATCATTTCTGGATGAGTGCGAGCGGAATTGATAAATCAAATATGAATGAAGTAGGTAGAGATATCCTTTATATAAAAGGGTATAACGAGGAATCCAATCAAATGGAGGTTAGTATTCCTCCGAATATTAAACCTAAAAGAGCATCAGTGGATGCCATTGAACATTGGATGATTTATAAAGAACATCCTGATGTTGGAGCCATTGTGCATATTCACGCATGGATGGATGGTATAAAGGCAACAGAAATTAATTACCCATGCGGTACACTGGAATTAGCAGAAACAGTTGCGCAATTAGTAAGAGAATCTGAAAATCCCAATGAAACCATCATCGGCCTAAAAAACCATGGTTTAACCATCACCGGACCATCTCTTGAAAATATCTTTGAACGCATAGAAGGTAAAATTCAACGTCAAATTCCTATGAATTAG
- a CDS encoding MGDG synthase family glycosyltransferase, with product MSHITIFSASIGHGHNEASKALKAQLEEEGRSVDIVDTFHAIHPILHKSFVTVYLNMIKRAPTLWGSLYKYGAEHSWYLLVDKLASLFCGRLNAIITNQNTSIMISTNPFVTSFLSIIKKKRCLDIPLYTIITDFDLHPGYVRPEVDAYFTGSPYHVEFAAEHNIPLEQIHFTGIPIKAIPEPLTPRTQMREELGLEPYTKTILITGGGLGLGKYSEIIRSLEEIKEPLQVLCMTGINQKVAKQLQKVQSTHSIKVIEFTEIFLDYLRASDVVLSKAGGLTMSEALACETPMLIYNPVPGHEENNATLLSGLGAAVKADQLSEVTLLLEHILFNDTHYNTLVQNAKRSKKPDAAKQIARKIEHLQDTKGVNSDRLQPS from the coding sequence TTGAGCCATATAACCATTTTTTCAGCTTCAATCGGGCATGGTCATAATGAAGCATCAAAAGCATTAAAAGCGCAGTTAGAAGAGGAGGGTAGAAGTGTAGACATTGTGGATACTTTTCATGCTATACATCCAATCCTTCACAAATCGTTTGTCACAGTTTACTTAAATATGATTAAAAGAGCACCTACTCTATGGGGAAGTCTTTATAAATATGGTGCTGAACATTCTTGGTATTTATTAGTAGATAAATTAGCATCTTTATTTTGTGGAAGATTGAATGCGATTATTACAAATCAAAATACATCCATAATGATTTCCACCAACCCTTTTGTCACATCTTTTCTCTCCATTATAAAGAAGAAAAGGTGTTTAGATATTCCTTTATATACAATTATTACTGATTTTGATTTGCATCCGGGGTATGTGAGGCCTGAAGTAGACGCTTATTTCACTGGTTCACCTTATCATGTTGAATTCGCTGCTGAACATAATATTCCCCTAGAACAAATTCATTTTACAGGGATACCTATAAAAGCCATTCCAGAACCTTTAACACCAAGAACTCAAATGAGGGAGGAACTTGGCTTAGAGCCTTATACAAAAACCATCCTTATTACTGGGGGAGGATTAGGATTAGGTAAATACAGTGAAATTATTCGTTCATTAGAAGAAATAAAAGAGCCTCTCCAGGTCCTATGTATGACCGGAATAAATCAAAAAGTAGCAAAGCAATTACAAAAAGTGCAAAGTACACATTCTATCAAAGTTATCGAATTCACAGAAATATTTTTAGATTATTTACGTGCAAGTGATGTTGTATTATCGAAAGCTGGCGGCTTAACTATGTCAGAAGCCCTTGCTTGTGAAACGCCTATGTTAATTTATAATCCGGTTCCAGGACATGAAGAAAATAATGCGACGTTATTGTCCGGTTTAGGTGCTGCTGTAAAAGCTGATCAATTATCTGAAGTAACATTGTTACTTGAACATATTCTTTTTAATGATACGCATTATAATACCCTTGTACAAAACGCAAAAAGATCAAAGAAGCCTGATGCTGCAAAGCAAATTGCAAGGAAAATTGAACATTTACAAGATACTAAAGGAGTAAACAGTGATCGTCTGCAACCTTCATAG
- the trpS gene encoding tryptophan--tRNA ligase gives MMKTVFSGIQPSGTLTLGNYLGAMKHFVDMQNEANCYFCIVDQHAITVPQDRLKLRENIRSLAALYLAVGIDPNKSTLFIQSEVPAHAQLGWMMQCVAYIGELERMTQFKDKSDGKEAVSASLLTYPPLMAADILLYKTDIVPVGEDQKQHLELTRDLAERFNKKYNDIFTIPEVRIPKVGARIMSLNDPSKKMSKSNPNAKSYISMLDDPKTITKKIKSAVTDTDGEIKFNREDKPAVSNLLSIYSLCSGISIEELERKYQGAGYGEFKQDLADVVVSTLEPIQQRYHELIESAELDRILDEGAEKANRTASKMVEKAERAMGLGRKKR, from the coding sequence ATTATGAAAACAGTTTTTTCAGGCATTCAGCCTAGCGGTACATTAACTCTTGGAAATTATTTAGGGGCAATGAAACATTTTGTAGATATGCAAAATGAAGCAAACTGCTATTTCTGTATTGTAGATCAGCATGCAATTACAGTACCGCAAGATCGATTAAAGTTACGAGAAAACATCAGAAGTCTTGCTGCCTTATATCTTGCTGTTGGAATTGACCCTAATAAATCTACTTTATTTATTCAATCAGAAGTTCCTGCACATGCGCAGCTTGGCTGGATGATGCAATGTGTAGCTTATATTGGCGAGCTAGAGAGAATGACTCAATTCAAAGATAAGTCTGACGGGAAAGAGGCTGTATCTGCTTCACTATTAACTTATCCACCTTTAATGGCAGCTGATATTCTTCTTTATAAAACAGACATTGTGCCAGTTGGGGAAGACCAAAAACAACATCTCGAACTTACAAGAGATCTTGCAGAACGATTTAATAAAAAATATAATGACATCTTTACAATACCGGAAGTGCGTATTCCAAAAGTCGGAGCACGTATTATGTCGTTAAATGACCCCTCCAAAAAAATGAGTAAATCAAACCCTAATGCAAAAAGCTATATTTCAATGCTTGATGATCCAAAAACAATCACAAAAAAGATCAAGAGTGCTGTAACTGATACAGATGGTGAAATTAAATTTAATCGAGAAGATAAACCTGCCGTTTCGAATTTATTATCCATTTATTCGTTATGTTCAGGAATATCAATTGAAGAATTAGAAAGAAAGTATCAAGGGGCAGGCTACGGGGAATTTAAACAAGATTTAGCTGATGTTGTTGTGAGTACGCTAGAGCCGATTCAACAACGATATCATGAGCTTATTGAGTCTGCAGAACTCGATCGAATCCTCGATGAAGGGGCCGAAAAAGCAAACCGCACAGCTAGCAAAATGGTGGAGAAAGCGGAGCGCGCAATGGGACTCGGACGTAAAAAGCGTTAA